The genome window CCTAGGCAAGAAACAACGGCAAGTAGAGGCAAGAAACAACGACGCATGGCAGCGCTGCCCACCTTGGGCTCCCGGACACCGGTACGGCCCCTCCACGCCTCCGAAAACTGGAGCTTTACTCACCTCAGCGAGGGGATGGGGACGTAAAATGAAAGCAAACCTTACCTCGTAGCTTTGCCACCAGTTGGGGATATTAGGTCGTAATTTCTGATCACACACGACCTTCCGCATCTCCTCAATAGAAGGATCAGAGGGTACAAGGTCATAGTAGGGAAGCTGATACTCCTCATGGATACCTGGAAAGGCAGAGAAGGAGAACTGCAGCTCCTGGAAGAAAGGATCCTCGGCGCAGCACTCACTGAAGGCAGACTGATCCTGGTTTGGGCTATGTGACTCATTCCTGAGATGTGTCAACACTTTGCAGTTATTTAGAACAGAAATGAAGAATCTGGGACTCGAGTTTACAAGAAAAATTCAGGGAAATAAAATGCAGCTGCCCAAATTGGAATGGAGTCAGCGTGCTGCGATCAACGCCTCCCAGCACAGCGGCAGGGCCGGCAAAACCGACCGAGCCGAAGGCAGAAGGGTTGTCACCCGCACCGCGGTGCTGCGCTCCTGATTCGGGGTCGGTCACCACCAAATCAGCACCAAAACTCCACCCAAAGGAACATCAGCCACCACACAGAGCATTAACCCACATGGGCCAGTCTTAACAGTAGTCGTGGCTCAATTCTGTTCACTCCCTTGGTAGCAAAACATCATCCCACAGCTCTCCAGGGTCGCCCCCAAACCTCAAACACCCCAAATAAGAACCACCGAGGCTGGGAAATCCAGGAGCGAGCCGATGGCACAGGTACGTGAAGGGTTTTACCTCCTGCGTTGCACCGTCGAGCAATCTCCCAGTAGACCAAGCCCAAGGCGTAGATATCGGCGCATTTGAATGAATCAAAATGCTTCATGTTAATGGTTTCATCCAAGACTTCGGGGGCCATGTATCTGCAGAGCAGAAAAGGAACAGTGTGTTAGTTTGGAGAGGGGATTCCCCGGGAGATAGTAAGTGGTAAGTTTTCCCACACAGCATTTCTCAAGCAGACAAAAGTTAATCAAAACAGAACTGGGCCCCACGGAATAAGTGTGAACAAAAGAACTCAAAAAGAATAACGAGTTGGGAAAGAGGTAAATCATCCAAAAAGCTCATCAGCCTCAAAAGGCTTTTGAGAAGGCCAAGCTTGTTGTCAAGTACTGTGTGAGCTCCCTGGTGCTGAGTTTAGGCAGCCGGCCTGCGCCTCCCAGCTTTGCGGCACAGGAGACGATGGTACCGATGCACCTTCAACATCAATCCTGGCACAAGCTGACACTTGGAAATGCTTAAGAGAACGTCACCAGTGCTCAACCAACAGCTCGGGCACTTGCTACAGTCACACTCCACCACCTTCCAACGCTGGCCAAGAACACTGTTCTCCTACCGTTTGGTTCCGACCCTTTGATTTGGTGCAATATCAATCGTATCCGTAACCGAATCGTGCCGGACAGCCAGCCCGAGGTCGGCGATGGCACACGTGCCGTTCTTCTTCACCAAGATGTTCTTGGACTTCAGGTCTCTGTGAGCAATCCCAGGCTTTCCTagcagagcaaaacaaaaagcagcagaggTCAAGGTCTGGTGAAATCTATTACTCAAACTGGCGCAGAGGCAGCACCGGATTTCAGGGCGTTAGTTAAACTCTCGGTGTTGCAACACATTTTCCTGTTTGGATTCGCTGGGGCGCAGAACGGAGCGGCGCTGGCAGCGATGCAAAGGCACTGCTGGTGCAGTAGCGCCCACAGACCTCAAGAGGGACTTGAACTCCATCGTCCCAGAAATCAGACACGTTGATGTGCATGTAAGTTTATAATTCTGCTGCTGCCTGCGCTAACATCCCACCCAAGTAGCACCAGTTTTTGGATGGGGATGAGAAAGGCTGATATAACCCCCAGGAGGGAGCGCAAGGTTGTGCACAACATGAATTCTGCTTTATTCTCCCCCGCCAAAGAATTCCCAGCACCTTTTCATCTTACCCTGAGTCCCCACAATCTCCATGTGCAGGTGGGCCAGCCCGCTGGCAGCGGACAGGGCGAGCTTGATCATCCCCTCGATAGTCACTGTGTAGCGATTAAGGTAATCAAAGAGAGATCCGTGCTCGTGGTAATCGGAGACGAGCCACAGCTGAGTCCACGTTCCGTTATCTGCGGCAGAGAAGAGACAAAGCGGGGATGGCAAAGCCACTGAGCATTTGCAGCCTTGTCGTGCAGAGAACTGCTGGGTAAGGCTGCAGCTCAACAGGAAACCCAGGGGAAAAGAAGGTAAAGAACTTTAAGGCAAAACACGACTTTGTAAGCTACGCCTAATGCACCATCATGTCTCTCAACACCAGCAGTAATTTCACCATCTTTCGTCAAGAAACATTCAATATGTAGCTATTTGTAAAGCATGCTGACAGGTTTTTTAAGCATTTAATTGTAAATCCAAGTGAAGAAACACCAACTCCCGCGTCACCCCGGTGAAGTCTCAGCTCTCAGGACCTTTTTACCTTTGTTATCCGCGGCGATAAAGCCCAGGATGTTCTCGTGTCGCAGCATGACGGTTTGATATATTTCTGCCTCCCTAAACCAGGAGCGCTCCTCACGCGAAGAGAAGATCTTTACAGCGACGTCGCCCCCGCGCCACCGGCCGCGCCACACTTCGCCAAAGCGGCCTTTACCGATGATCTCCTGAAGGACGATCGTCCGAGCCACGGTCCGCTGGACAAAAAGCGGCAAACCTGGGGACAAAACACAGCAGGAGTGAATGCCTGCTGCACCAAAAGAACCTCCCGAAAGTGCAGAGTGTGTGTTAGAGCATCACTAAACCTAGAAGGTTCTACATTTGATAACAACCAGCAGCCTGAGAGCCAAACCAGGCAACAGTGGTAGCTCCTGCTTGGGCAGCATCTGCGTCTCGCTTTGAAGTGTCTCACAAAGCACCAGCGATGAGGCAACGAGCAGCTGGGGAACTCAGATCAAAGTCACTTTAGTCTGAATATGCAAAGAGTGGAACTCGTTGAAGACAGACTCTGCCAAAAAGCAGTAAAACCCCCCGAACTTCTCTTGGGAAAGGAGGCCTAACGTCGCTGCCGGCTCTTCCGAAAGCTCCAGAGCTCACCTGCCGAGACTGCGTTCAGAAGAGGTCTGAAAACATTTTATATATAGCAGATACAGCGCTAAAGGGTTATTCCCTGGTCAAATACCAGGTTTTATATTCTCTGCCTCTGTGGATTCTCCTACAGTTTCCATCTCCCAAATTTTTATTTCAACTGAACTGCTTTCACAGTTGAAAGCCATGAATAAAACGATGACTCCCTGATCCGTTCTGGGGATGATTTCTTTTAATTGCTACAAAAGTGAACACTGGACGTTGTTCGTTCACTTCAGAAGACCCACAGATCCTTTGGGGTGAAATGGGCTGTGCAAATGCAGTATTTGGACACCGCAACATTTTCAGCTGCTGGGCTGTTTCCCATGTTGCTGGCAGCTCTGGTGCAGGTGACATCCTGCATCACCCCTGAGCCAGCACCCCGCAGCTCAGCTCTTCGTGTCCGTTCCCAACCCAAAGCCCGTTCCAAGGCTAAATTTGAAATAGATGCAGCGTCTGAGTTATCCTCtcacagaaaaggaggaaagctACACAAAACTCTAAGGAGGAGCTGAACTGTTGCTCCCAAGCGCTGAACGCTGACACGGGGCCGTGGTTGCAGCGATTACCGCGTGACTAAAGTtaaaaaacaccctccacattACTCACAACAAGGCAACCTGAACAGGCTGACGAAGCAACGGCCTCAGAGCCACGCGGAGCTGTGGCAACCGGGAGCCCAGCGCAGACTATTACAATTAAAAGTTGGCATTCGTCATTTCCAGTCATATCTTCGTACCTGAGCCAGAGCCAGAGGTGGAAAGATCGTAGACGAGATCTTGCAAGGTCTTATCCTTCGACAGGCACATTTCACAAGAGGGGTCTTCCACGTCCAGCCGCTGCCGGTTGTGATAGACCCGTTGGTGGTGGTGAAAAACAAAGACGAGTATGATCATGACGACAAAGACGAGGAAGACGGGTCCGGCAATCACGGCCACCAGCTCCACAGGACCCCAGCTCGACGGGGATTCGTTTTCTTTCAGATGTCCTTGAaaagaaagggaggagaaaagcagACGCTTTTAGAAGATTATCACTCCTTCCCAAGCGTTCTTTAAGGGCTTTCTTGTGTTTTAATTATCCCTTCGGAGCCTGGACAATTTTAGCTTGCTGTTGCAGGATGGTAGAAGACACATCACATTTAACACAGGACTGATCAAGTCATCGGGTGGTCAAATTACAACTAAAACCCCCAAAAGAAGATGCTGCTTCAACTGTGGGATCAGGGATTATGGTACTTGGGATGGGAACCTGTTCTGGGCTGAGTTTGCTGGAGCAGCCGGCATTTTCCCTTCCATCTGAACTCTCTCAGGCCGCCGCATCATGCAGCAGAAGCTTATATTTAACTGTAGATGAATATCACTGCTGCTTTCAGGAGCTTGTAGGATAGCGGCAGCAGGGCCAATAAGGTGAGAGGAGTCTCATAATATTGAGCTTCTGGgcgcaaatgggaaaaaaagccctAACTTTTGGCAACGTCTCCTCCCCTAAAGTACAAGCTCATCAGCAGGCGATTATTTGTCGGCCACAGGGGAGTCCAAGCAACTTCCCATTTTAATATGAAGTAGTTTGTTATTATTTCCACTTTACAGATCAAGGAAATAAACCTAGTGCTCAAGTTCACACAGGGAAGAAGTGAAAACAGGGCTGAGAACTCCTTATTCCCAGTCCCAAACAGCTGCTCTCCTCCCCACTCCAAACACACCATTTATTGAGCTCGTTACTCACCGCTGGGAACCATTAAATCGATTTTGTTGCAGAAATCAGAGTAGCAGCAGTGAGTATTCCGCAGATCTTCCGAACTCAGGCAATAGAAGGGTTTCCCGGCAGGAATCAATTTGGCTTCGGGAATGCAGGTCCGAACGTGATGTTTAACGCCGTCCAGGTTGAAGACCGAGACCATGCAGGCGCCATCCGTTTCACACGTGGAGTTGGCTTGTTTGCAGTCGGAGCACAGGCACGTCAGAGCTGCGGAGACCAAACCAACACCATCTATCAGAGATCACAGAAAACTCCCTACTTTAAATATCCCATTTTAGGGGAAACGCGCAATTCTCTGGCTTGGAAATTAGACTTCAGGAGCCAAACAAGTCATACTCAGTATTTCAGACCCACAAGAACCCAAATGAAGCGCAAAATACAACATGGGAGCACCATCTCCAGCAAATTAAGGAGCATCACTTGGAATTCAAAGATATTCACAGTGCTGGAAAAGCCTCTTGGTCCCGGGTCTAAGTGCAGCTGAGTTCCCCTGAGCTTAACAAAAACTAAGCGGGTTCTGATCAACTCCAGGGTGGGTTTAGGAGGGAGAGACTGGTTCTTGTCTTATTTCAGACCCACAAGAACCCAAATGAAGCGCAAAATACACCATGGGAGCAGAGAAAGCTTTCCAGGCGACCGCCCAAACACCCCTTGACGCAACCAACGTCACCCCTGCAAACTAGGCTGGATTTTACCGAGATCCACTCCCAACCCAACGTCAGAATTCAATAGAAAACAATTACTCCAACTGACGGGCTCAATTCCACCCAAACCCGCTGTCCAGGCTTCCTGAGCTCCACCAGGAGCCCGTTAGCGAGGGACGACCACCCCAGCTCGCCCGAGACAACGAGGAGTCGGCGGATGCCAAAACAAACCCAATTCAAACCGACTCCACAAGCCGAGCGTGCTACACCCGACTAGATCAGTCACTTCTTTAGTAACTGCTTTCCTGCTCCGAGACGCCACCTTGGGTCAAATAAATTCCTGGCTTTCCGCCTGCTCGCCATGAAGATGATTTGGGTAGAGAACGAAGGAGAAACTCCAAGGCGGATTCCCACATCTTTCCGCCTCCCAGCTGTCATTGTGCTTTTCTCAAGCTGCCTCAAAAACTGTAAGCAAATCCCCAGGCATTGGCATCCTTGGGAACAAAGAGCAAATCCAACAATGTCAAGAAGAAGGGTGGGGCTTGTTTAGCAGCGTTTTCTTCAGCTTTCATCAGATCTTGCAGCTTCCCCGGAGGGATTCAGAACATGTACTTACCCGCTGCGAGAATGGTCTTTCAGGTAGAAAGGGCTGGGAGAAGTGGTTGAAAAGATACGAGCGCCACGGTTAACTCTCCGTGGTCTGAAATAAATCCTGGATGCGGTTCCTGGCATCCTCTTGGGTTAAGGACATGAAGGAACGTCGCTGTCGACACCGGGGATGTGTGTTGGGCACCTCCCGTGGGCAAGGGAAATGAACCCTCAGTCGCACCATCTCCAGCAAATTAAGGAGCATCACTCAGGATTCGAGGATATTCAGTGCTGGAAAAGCCTCTTGGTCCTGGGTCTAACTGCTGCAGAGTTCCCTTGAGCTTAACAAAAACTAAGCAGGTTCTGACCAACTCCAGGGTGGGTTTAGGAGGGAGAGACTGGTTCTTGTCTTATCTCTAGGTAAATCAGGCTAATTGCATTACTATTAATTCTCTCCGGACGCCGCGCTCCTGGTTTCCCAGCTGCGCTATTTCAGCCGAGCTGAACGCAGATGCAGGGGGGGTTTGGACCAGCACTAAAAAGcccattagaaaaacaaaaagctgttAAATGAGATATCTTTAAAAAGCATCAGGAGCAAATGTAGCTTATTACTATGTGCTTAGCACAGGGCACGGGATGGAGAACAGAAAGGACG of Patagioenas fasciata isolate bPatFas1 chromosome 28, bPatFas1.hap1, whole genome shotgun sequence contains these proteins:
- the ACVR1B gene encoding activin receptor type-1B; translation: MAAPHRPPPRARPAPPPPAATAVLLALLLAGALGGARALTCLCSDCKQANSTCETDGACMVSVFNLDGVKHHVRTCIPEAKLIPAGKPFYCLSSEDLRNTHCCYSDFCNKIDLMVPSGHLKENESPSSWGPVELVAVIAGPVFLVFVVMIILVFVFHHHQRVYHNRQRLDVEDPSCEMCLSKDKTLQDLVYDLSTSGSGSGLPLFVQRTVARTIVLQEIIGKGRFGEVWRGRWRGGDVAVKIFSSREERSWFREAEIYQTVMLRHENILGFIAADNKDNGTWTQLWLVSDYHEHGSLFDYLNRYTVTIEGMIKLALSAASGLAHLHMEIVGTQGKPGIAHRDLKSKNILVKKNGTCAIADLGLAVRHDSVTDTIDIAPNQRVGTKRYMAPEVLDETINMKHFDSFKCADIYALGLVYWEIARRCNAGGIHEEYQLPYYDLVPSDPSIEEMRKVVCDQKLRPNIPNWWQSYEALRVMGKMMRECWYANGAARLTALRIKKTLSQLSVQEDVKI